In Archangium violaceum, the following are encoded in one genomic region:
- a CDS encoding RCC1 domain-containing protein has product MQKVCWGKLHILVVLLSFGFACGPAPVEAGSTSIGTASPVRTDSQWSGILGNPVAGTGRIFHGGYQYTVALKVDGTAWAWGNNNSGQLGDGTDIHRSAPVQVQNLSGVAAIAAGGSHTMALKTDGTVWAWGQNADGRLGDGTNISRHTPIQAQGLSEVVAIAASDAHSLALKTDGTVWAWGYNGSGRLGDGTSISRYTPIQVQNFSGVAAIAVGGLHTMALKMDGTVWAWGGNVYGQLGDGTTTDRRVPTQIQGLSGVAAVVAGGAHAVALKTDGTLWAWGHNTSGQLGDGTKTNRSTPVQIQGLSGVAAIAAGGHHSLVLKADGTVWTWGDNRFGQLGDVTRTNRTTPVQVQGLSGVVAISAGGYHSLALKADGTIWAWGLNNTGQLGNGIMDGLSLTPVQVQGFQL; this is encoded by the coding sequence ATGCAGAAGGTGTGCTGGGGAAAACTGCACATATTGGTCGTGCTGTTGTCTTTTGGTTTTGCGTGTGGTCCTGCCCCGGTAGAGGCGGGTAGCACCTCGATAGGCACCGCGTCGCCTGTACGCACCGACAGTCAATGGAGTGGCATCCTCGGAAATCCAGTGGCAGGCACTGGGCGCATCTTTCATGGAGGCTACCAGTATACGGTGGCGTTGAAGGTAGATGGCACCGCTTGGGCTTGGGGTAACAACAATAGCGGCCAGCTTGGTGATGGTACTGACATCCATCGCAGCGCCCCAGTTCAGGTGCAGAACCTCTCTGGGGTTGCCGCTATCGCCGCAGGTGGCTCGCATACGATGGCATTGAAAACAGATGGCACCGTCTGGGCTTGGGGCCAAAACGCAGACGGTCGGCTCGGCGACGGAACCAATATCAGCCGCCATACGCCAATTCAGGCGCAGGGCCTCTCTGAGGTTGTAGCCATCGCCGCAAGTGATGCGCACTCGCTAGCGCTCAAGACAGATGGCACCGTCTGGGCTTGGGGGTACAATGGCTCCGGTCGGCTCGGCGACGGAACCAGCATCAGTCGCTACACACCAATCCAGGTGCAGAACTTCTCTGGGGTTGCAGCCATTGCCGTGGGTGGCCTGCATACGATGGCGTTGAAAATGGATGGCACCGTCTGGGCTTGGGGCGGCAATGTCTACGGCCAGCTTGGCGACGGGACCACAACCGATCGCCGCGTGCCAACTCAGATACAGGGCCTCTCTGGGGTTGCGGCCGTGGTAGCAGGTGGCGCTCATGCGGTGGCGCTCAAGACGGATGGCACCCTCTGGGCTTGGGGCCACAACACATCTGGCCAGCTCGGCGACGGGACCAAAACAAACCGCTCCACGCCAGTTCAGATCCAGGGTCTCTCTGGGGTTGCGGCCATCGCTGCGGGTGGTCACCACTCGCTAGTGCTCAAGGCAGATGGCACCGTCTGGACTTGGGGCGACAACAGATTCGGTCAACTCGGCGACGTTACCAGAACCAACCGCACTACTCCGGTTCAGGTACAGGGCCTCTCGGGGGTCGTAGCCATCTCCGCAGGTGGTTATCACTCGCTAGCGCTCAAGGCAGATGGCACCATCTGGGCTTGGGGTCTCAACAACACCGGTCAACTCGGCAACGGCATCATGGACGGCCTGAGCCTCACCCCGGTTCAAGTACAGGGGTTCCAATTGTAG
- a CDS encoding transposase, with amino-acid sequence MVRRTLEHALSSQWIDEVFEAQRAEPQVVRALVQGSAERLLPVVRPMKKQGPWAAGYQVRVLDGNHLPASEKRLEPLRNFRGAALPGQSLAVYAPELGLVVDVLPAEDAHAQERALMGPVLERVREGELWLADRNFSTSGILRAMEEKKAAFIIREHGVSPNPSALGEKQEVGRGQTGRVYEQAVRVEGERPLELRRIEVHLDEPTEDGETVIRLLTNVPAEKKSALEVAELYRKRWTIEGMFGELEAVLESEVRRLGKPRAALLAFGVAVLAYNALSVVKSAVEASHDLEASNMQVSTYYIAAEVKFTYGGMMVMVEPEEWAEQEVQSAEQLSADLLEMAKKVKPATLRKHPRAAKKKVKKGYAPGEAVRKHVATARVLKGEKLS; translated from the coding sequence ATGGTGCGCCGCACGCTTGAGCACGCCCTGAGTTCGCAATGGATTGATGAGGTGTTTGAAGCACAGCGCGCCGAGCCCCAGGTGGTGCGAGCGCTGGTGCAAGGGAGCGCGGAGAGATTGTTGCCCGTGGTACGGCCCATGAAGAAACAAGGGCCGTGGGCGGCGGGCTACCAGGTGCGAGTCTTGGATGGCAATCACCTGCCGGCCAGCGAGAAGAGGCTCGAGCCGCTGAGAAACTTCCGAGGAGCAGCACTGCCCGGACAGTCCTTGGCGGTGTATGCGCCGGAGCTGGGGTTGGTGGTGGATGTGCTGCCCGCGGAGGATGCGCATGCACAGGAGAGGGCGTTGATGGGGCCGGTGCTGGAGCGAGTGAGGGAGGGGGAACTGTGGCTGGCGGACAGGAACTTCAGCACGAGCGGGATTTTGCGAGCGATGGAGGAGAAGAAAGCGGCCTTCATCATTCGAGAGCATGGAGTGTCGCCCAATCCGAGCGCGCTGGGAGAGAAGCAAGAAGTGGGACGAGGGCAGACGGGGAGGGTGTACGAGCAGGCGGTGAGGGTGGAGGGAGAGAGACCGCTGGAGCTGAGACGAATTGAAGTGCATTTGGATGAGCCAACGGAGGATGGGGAGACAGTCATCCGACTGCTCACGAATGTGCCGGCGGAGAAGAAGAGCGCCCTGGAGGTGGCGGAGTTGTACAGGAAGCGCTGGACGATAGAGGGGATGTTTGGAGAGTTGGAGGCCGTACTGGAAAGCGAGGTGAGGAGGCTGGGCAAGCCGCGAGCGGCACTGCTGGCCTTTGGGGTGGCGGTGCTGGCCTACAATGCGTTGTCAGTGGTGAAGTCAGCAGTGGAAGCCAGCCATGACTTGGAGGCAAGCAACATGCAAGTGTCCACCTACTACATCGCCGCCGAGGTGAAGTTCACCTACGGAGGGATGATGGTGATGGTGGAGCCAGAGGAGTGGGCCGAGCAGGAAGTGCAATCCGCCGAGCAACTGAGTGCGGACCTGTTGGAAATGGCGAAGAAGGTGAAGCCGGCGACGTTGCGCAAACATCCCCGGGCAGCCAAGAAGAAGGTGAAGAAGGGCTACGCTCCGGGGGAGGCAGTGCGCAAACACGTGGCGACAGCGCGTGTGCTCAAAGGAGAGAAGCTCTCCTGA
- a CDS encoding RCC1 domain-containing protein, which yields MSVETPVSRRRPPRRWLSFLPLVGGLLLSACGVSPEEGEASPGSRVQSLLATNPDRLRLAAGHHHSLFLSTGGDVRAWGSNDRAQLGDGTTVGRKLPVSTLGLASVTAIACDSGHGLALLADGTVRAWGYNDNGQLGDGTTTTRLAPVVVPSLSGVVAIASGGVHSLALLADGTVRAWGDNASGQLGDGSTTDRHVPGIVPGLSNVVAIAAGAQHSLALLSNGTVRAWGHNTVGQLGDGTQQGRTAPVAVSGLTNVVALAGGNFYSLAVRSDGTVFAWGSNGYGELGDGTMTSFRKLPAPVPGVAGAVAVSAGFTHSLALLSNGTVRAWGENFAGQAGNGTNSSRTMAVSVTGLTGVVAVAAGGNHSLALLSDGTVRSWGSNASGQLGDGGTTPRNVPGPVNGL from the coding sequence ATGTCTGTCGAAACCCCTGTGTCACGGCGGCGGCCTCCACGCCGTTGGCTGTCATTCCTCCCGCTGGTGGGCGGCCTGCTGCTGAGCGCGTGTGGTGTGTCTCCGGAGGAAGGTGAAGCGAGCCCGGGCTCGCGAGTGCAATCCCTGCTGGCCACGAACCCGGACCGGCTGCGCCTGGCGGCGGGGCACCATCATTCGCTGTTCCTCAGCACGGGCGGAGACGTCCGTGCCTGGGGTTCCAACGACAGGGCGCAGCTCGGCGACGGGACGACCGTGGGACGAAAGCTGCCCGTGAGCACGCTGGGGCTTGCCTCGGTGACGGCCATCGCCTGTGACAGCGGCCATGGTCTGGCGTTGCTCGCCGATGGAACCGTGCGCGCCTGGGGCTACAACGACAACGGCCAGCTCGGCGACGGCACCACCACGACGCGCCTCGCGCCCGTAGTCGTGCCGAGTCTGTCTGGAGTGGTGGCCATCGCCTCCGGAGGCGTCCACTCGCTCGCGCTGCTCGCCGACGGCACCGTGCGCGCGTGGGGTGACAACGCCAGCGGCCAGCTCGGGGACGGGAGCACCACCGACCGCCATGTCCCTGGCATCGTCCCGGGGCTGAGCAACGTGGTGGCCATCGCGGCCGGTGCGCAGCACTCGCTGGCACTGCTCTCCAACGGCACGGTGCGCGCCTGGGGCCACAACACCGTGGGCCAGCTGGGTGACGGCACACAACAGGGCCGCACGGCCCCCGTGGCCGTCAGCGGCCTGACGAACGTGGTGGCGCTCGCGGGTGGCAACTTCTACTCGCTGGCGGTGCGCTCGGACGGGACGGTGTTCGCCTGGGGCTCCAATGGGTATGGCGAGCTGGGTGACGGCACCATGACCAGCTTCCGCAAGCTGCCGGCGCCCGTGCCCGGTGTCGCGGGCGCCGTGGCCGTGTCCGCGGGCTTCACGCACTCACTCGCCCTGCTCTCCAACGGCACGGTGCGCGCCTGGGGTGAGAACTTCGCGGGACAGGCCGGCAACGGCACGAACAGCAGCCGCACCATGGCCGTGTCAGTCACCGGCCTCACGGGCGTGGTGGCCGTCGCGGCGGGCGGCAACCACTCGCTGGCGCTGCTCTCGGACGGCACCGTGCGATCCTGGGGCTCCAACGCCTCGGGCCAGCTCGGTGACGGCGGCACCACCCCGCGCAACGTCCCGGGCCCGGTCAACGGGCTGTAG
- a CDS encoding serine/threonine protein kinase, with protein MSNPTDSRHAGGVVLFTNGDTSYEFFRDLGQGRVGERVLLAQTRTPQGLGTCVVLKCVPLPQVAGMTEKFRHTRARLEEEVRLAQYLQHPRIARVHGLFEIPCGLCVAMENIEGLTINTLLSVAQACGRYFSEAFILYVGAEVAAALDYAHTRTDNAGQPLGIVNRDINPARIRMGPHGEVRLTDFGVALSRLAGRLATSLPRPQCEVLYAAPEMLLGEVVDARADLFSLGLTLLEFATGRHLYDPGHLRIEDVEARLSKEEREQALAASVASMVTELPPFAEDAIWCAMAYRSEDVERAAEGLPVPLRDILHTLLRRNPAERFATAAELETVMRARLTQLGPYSREDAVREVQRALVEAGDKLWELEVPEDEGGITVPLTASLSAGELLTATEPSGGSRTAAASSRHPDEVTTAPGGGPHRSSKQTPRKDGGPVEGEGGCRGAEEGR; from the coding sequence ATGTCCAATCCGACTGACTCTCGGCATGCCGGGGGCGTTGTCCTCTTCACGAACGGCGACACCTCTTACGAGTTCTTCCGGGACTTGGGGCAGGGCCGTGTCGGCGAGCGAGTCCTTCTCGCCCAGACCCGCACGCCCCAGGGACTCGGAACTTGCGTGGTGCTCAAGTGCGTCCCTCTGCCGCAAGTGGCGGGCATGACCGAGAAGTTCCGGCACACCCGAGCGCGCCTGGAGGAGGAAGTCCGGCTGGCGCAGTACCTCCAGCACCCACGCATTGCTCGCGTCCACGGCCTCTTCGAAATTCCCTGTGGGCTGTGCGTGGCGATGGAGAACATCGAGGGACTGACAATCAACACGCTGCTGAGCGTGGCCCAGGCGTGCGGACGCTACTTCTCCGAGGCGTTCATCCTCTACGTGGGCGCGGAAGTCGCGGCGGCCCTGGACTATGCGCATACGCGTACGGATAACGCAGGTCAGCCGCTCGGCATCGTCAACCGCGACATCAACCCGGCCCGCATCCGCATGGGCCCGCACGGCGAGGTGCGGCTGACGGACTTCGGGGTGGCCCTCTCGCGCTTGGCGGGCCGACTGGCGACCTCGCTCCCGCGTCCTCAGTGCGAAGTTCTCTACGCGGCGCCGGAGATGTTGCTGGGGGAGGTGGTGGACGCACGGGCTGACCTCTTCTCCCTGGGCCTCACGTTGCTGGAGTTTGCCACCGGGCGGCATCTCTACGACCCGGGCCACCTGCGCATTGAGGATGTGGAGGCGCGACTATCGAAAGAGGAACGGGAGCAGGCACTCGCGGCCTCGGTGGCGTCTATGGTGACGGAGCTGCCGCCGTTCGCCGAGGACGCCATCTGGTGCGCCATGGCCTACCGCTCCGAGGACGTCGAGCGCGCGGCGGAAGGGTTGCCCGTGCCGCTGCGCGACATCCTCCACACGCTATTACGGCGCAACCCCGCCGAGCGCTTCGCTACGGCCGCCGAACTGGAAACCGTCATGCGTGCGCGGCTGACGCAGTTGGGGCCCTATTCGCGCGAAGACGCGGTGAGGGAAGTTCAGCGAGCGCTCGTAGAGGCGGGCGACAAGCTGTGGGAGCTGGAGGTGCCGGAAGATGAGGGCGGCATCACCGTGCCTCTCACTGCTTCGCTCAGCGCAGGTGAGCTTTTGACGGCGACGGAGCCATCCGGAGGCTCGCGGACGGCTGCCGCTTCGTCGCGCCACCCGGACGAGGTGACGACCGCGCCCGGTGGAGGGCCGCATCGCTCGAGTAAACAGACGCCAAGGAAAGATGGGGGCCCTGTTGAGGGGGAGGGAGGGTGCAGAGGGGCCGAGGAGGGCCGCTGA
- a CDS encoding glycoside hydrolase family 16 protein, which yields MKALSRLLTALCVASLSGCAEEEGVQAESTDLGQNSQAELGYDPGSGWHLAWSDEFNTSSLNTANWTPLTSNWDPVTGNCDFGTGELEFPRAQNVTVTGGKLVISAQRTYDNPRDSRCSARSFYSGRIHTKGKVEKRYGKIVASIKVPSGYGMWPAFWTLGADISQVGWPKSGELDILEWHSNEPTWMKSAVHWDSNGNQAHWGTGASGGYNLADSFHIYEMEWNSGSIIFRLDGRVANATFYNPDTEFQQNHYIILNLALGGNWYGFPSPDAIALPAGQTKTMEVEWVRWYQQGSTPPPTGTAITNPSFESGMTGWATWSPNGTESSAFSETYNGAHTGSYHLTHWRSSPFEAWTYQTKSGLASGNYKVRAWVRKSGNFNFSRLQIKTCASCAPAFTTLGDYGAWTLVETPAISVTGGYVEFGFHSQSSASDSSPALHADDVELIKL from the coding sequence ATGAAAGCGCTTTCACGGCTCCTGACCGCCCTGTGTGTGGCATCGCTCTCCGGCTGTGCGGAGGAGGAGGGCGTGCAGGCCGAGTCCACGGATCTGGGACAGAACAGCCAGGCGGAGCTCGGCTATGACCCTGGCTCGGGCTGGCACCTGGCGTGGTCGGACGAGTTCAACACCAGCAGCCTGAACACGGCGAACTGGACCCCGCTGACGAGCAACTGGGACCCCGTCACGGGCAACTGTGACTTCGGCACGGGCGAGCTGGAGTTCCCGCGGGCCCAGAACGTCACGGTGACCGGCGGCAAGCTGGTCATCTCCGCGCAGCGTACCTACGACAACCCGCGCGACTCGCGGTGTTCCGCGCGCTCGTTCTACTCGGGCCGTATCCACACCAAGGGCAAGGTGGAGAAGCGGTACGGGAAGATCGTCGCGAGCATCAAGGTGCCCTCGGGCTACGGCATGTGGCCGGCGTTCTGGACACTGGGCGCCGACATCTCCCAGGTGGGCTGGCCCAAGAGCGGTGAGCTCGACATCCTCGAGTGGCACTCCAACGAGCCCACGTGGATGAAGTCCGCCGTGCACTGGGACTCCAATGGCAACCAGGCCCACTGGGGCACGGGTGCCAGCGGTGGCTACAACCTCGCCGACTCCTTCCACATCTACGAGATGGAGTGGAACTCCGGCAGCATCATCTTCCGCCTGGACGGCCGGGTCGCCAACGCCACCTTCTACAACCCGGACACCGAGTTCCAGCAGAACCACTACATCATCCTGAACCTGGCGCTGGGCGGTAACTGGTACGGCTTCCCGAGCCCCGATGCCATCGCGCTGCCCGCGGGTCAGACGAAGACGATGGAGGTGGAGTGGGTGCGTTGGTACCAGCAGGGCAGCACCCCGCCGCCCACCGGCACCGCCATCACCAACCCGAGCTTCGAGTCCGGCATGACGGGCTGGGCGACGTGGTCGCCCAACGGCACCGAGTCCTCGGCCTTCAGCGAGACCTACAACGGCGCGCACACGGGCTCCTACCACCTGACGCACTGGCGCAGCTCGCCGTTCGAGGCGTGGACGTACCAGACGAAGAGCGGCCTCGCGAGCGGCAACTACAAGGTGCGCGCCTGGGTGCGCAAGTCGGGCAACTTCAACTTCTCCCGTCTGCAGATCAAGACCTGCGCCTCCTGCGCGCCGGCCTTCACGACGCTGGGCGACTACGGCGCCTGGACGCTGGTGGAGACGCCCGCCATCTCGGTGACCGGTGGCTACGTGGAGTTCGGCTTCCACTCCCAGTCCTCGGCGTCCGACAGCTCGCCCGCGCTCCACGCGGACGACGTCGAGCTGATCAAGCTCTAG